Below is a genomic region from Enterobacteriaceae bacterium ESL0689.
TTTCAAGGAACTTGTTTTCCAGGATCATGACAAATTTCGGTCCCGCCCAACCTGACAGCCCACACAGGCAACCCATTAATTCCAGCGGCCAACCCCAGTAGCTGGTTAGCAGTATCATCAGGAGTCCTGCAAACATTGATACGATTATTTGCAGGCATAACGTGCGCCAGCTAAATTTATCCCCTCCCAGGAGTTTATATGCATAGCTGGCAATTGTACCAAATAGTGTCATCCCCAATGCGAGGATCACCGAAACTAAGCCCGGTTCATTTTTCCATGGCATTATCATTCCTCGTTTCGGCCACTAAATGCAAAATGCCCCGAGCTATTAACTCAGGGCATTAAATTTATTCTTTTTTAGCATCAAATAGGCAATATCGGTTAGCAGTTTTTTGTTTTACTGTTTACTCCCTACTATACCTGAGATTATATACTTTCATTTCCCCAAATCAATAGATTTACAAAACATTTACAATCATGCTGCTAATCCCTGTGATTCATGCTGTAATTCTCGCTTAAGCGCGAAAAACATTTCGCCCTCAAGTACTCTTTCGCACCAGGTAACGCGTTTACGACAATACTGGATATCGTTACCCGTGTAATATTGTATTTCCCTTGCAATACGCTGTATCGTATGCTGACCACAATATTTCCTGATTGCAAAATCTCTGACGGGGTTTTCTCTGTGGAATGTCTTTCTCAGCACACGATCGACAAATGCTGCGTCATCTGAATTTTCTATACAGGAAATGATCTTGTTTCTTTGTCTCTGTTGCATAATCAGCGCTTGTGCGTTCTGAAACAACTCATCGCCACGCAACCCATACACGTCATATAG
It encodes:
- a CDS encoding phage holin family protein; protein product: MIMPWKNEPGLVSVILALGMTLFGTIASYAYKLLGGDKFSWRTLCLQIIVSMFAGLLMILLTSYWGWPLELMGCLCGLSGWAGPKFVMILENKFLEKASSIGNDKIN